From the Debaryomyces hansenii CBS767 chromosome F complete sequence genome, the window cGTTActcaaaatttgaataaatcgATGCACTAAACTCATCTAAACTCTCGatttcattcaaattattcatgtAGATATTACCTGATAATTCGTTACTGAAAGTATCATTCATcaagttattattatcacaTAAAACACCACATTGGATACTTAACTGAGCCAATAAGTTTGCCAATTTAAATTGTTTTATGTTTGAAATATCAATCACCTTCTCTTGGTTAGTGTATGCGTTCTCTGGATCCAAACTTAATAACAAGTTCTCGATTAACGTCGATTTACAGCTGTCTAccatatttatcaatatgtCTCCGAATGCCTCGTTGCTTACTAGATATGTAGTTTcattgattaattttagCATAATCGAGTCTTCTATgtctaattctttaattaattcaggGTTTGTGTTTAATAAACTCTCTATCAAATTATCGTAACTGATTGGGAAAACtgcattcaaaatttcttgattatgGTTAGTAGACAACTCATTGACCATTTCACACAAAAGGTCATCGAACTTATTAATAGATAACTCAGTTCTAGCATTGATAGTGTTAAACTTTTCAGTAACTACCTTTTCAACTAAATCACTTATCTTCAACCAGCCCTTGTTTAATAACCACCAACTCAATGATAAATAAGattgttcaataaaataatccTGAGAGGTCTCAGTATCATTGACCTTACCACCTGCTAATATGATTGCACTCTCCAAATATGATCTTCTGgccaaaatattcaattggaGTCTCGTTAATAACAACAAGCCAGATATCGAATACATCAAAGTTAATGTTCTGGTCAATGTCTTgatcttcaataacttcCATAATTCGGTCTTCGATAAACTCATATAATGCGATAAGTCACTAGAATCGTTTGTATTTTGGTGCATAGTTAAGTTATCAGTagtcaataatgaatcGGATATCTCTTGAGGTGTGGGATTCGAATTGgtctttttcaattttaatgCCTGGgtaattaattcaatagG encodes:
- a CDS encoding DEHA2F26026p (weakly similar to uniprot|Q01497 Pichia angusta PEX3 Peroxisomal biogenesis factor 3): MPIFSSLNSFLRRHKKKLIVTATLTFSAYFLVNQFIIKKLKNFQNSLRQELFVKEQIKRRFVQTQNDCYLTILALLPVLTQPIINHLPIELITQALKLKKTNSNPTPQEISDSLLTTDNLTMHQNTNDSSDLSHYMSLSKTELWKLLKIKTLTRTLTLMYSISGLLLLTRLQLNILARRSYLESAIILAGGKVNDTETSQDYFIEQSYLSLSWWLLNKGWLKISDLVEKVVTEKFNTINARTELSINKFDDLLCEMVNELSTNHNQEILNAVFPISYDNLIESLLNTNPELIKELDIEDSIMLKLINETTYLVSNEAFGDILINMVDSCKSTLIENLLLSLDPENAYTNQEKVIDISNIKQFKLANLLAQLSIQCGVLCDNNNLMNDTFSNELSGNIYMNNLNEIESLDEFSASIYSNFE